The nucleotide window TGCGAATCCACTCCATTGAAACACTAGGAACACATGACGGACCTGGAATAAGAATGGTTGTTTTTGCACAGGGTTGTCAGTTTAGATGCTTGTATTGTCAAAATCCGGATACTTTGGATATTCATGGAGGAAATTTTGTGCCAATTGAAGAATTAGTCGAAAAAGCATTACATCAAAAATCTTATTTCGGTAAAAAAGGTGGTGTAACCGTTTCGGGAGGAGAACCTCTACTACAACGCGAAAAACTGATTCACTTTTTTGATCTTTTACACGAAAATGGCATAAATACCTGTCTCGATTCCAATGGAAGAGTATTGGATTCTAAAACCGAACAATTGTTGGACAGAACAGATTTGTTGCTTTTGGATGTCAAGCACATCAACAAAGAATGGCATAAAAAATTAACAGGTCTTAAAAACAAAACAACGTTACGAGTTGCAGAATACAGAGAAAGTACAGGAAAACCAATGTGGCTTCGCTATGTATTAGTACCCGGTTGGAGCGATCAGGAGGAATATTTGCACGAATGGGGACAACATTTTACTTCGTATAAAACTGTGGAAAAAGTCGAAATTATTCCTTTTCACCAATTAGGAAAACACAAATGGGAAATGTTAGGTTTAGAATATCAACTGGCAGATACGGTGCCACACACAAAAGAAGAAGTAAATAAAGCAGCTGAAATTTTCAGGCTTTACTTCGACAATGTAAAAATTAAATAGTTGAATTAGTAAATAGTGATTAGTAATTAGTAATTAGCATTTTTGATAGCTAATCACTGATTACTAACAGCTAATTACTCAGAAAAAAATAATTATGTCAAAAAATAAATATCTGATTGTATTGGCAGGAATGG belongs to Flavobacterium gilvum and includes:
- the pflA gene encoding pyruvate formate-lyase-activating protein, with the translated sequence MYFPQQEYIDDSIDSNNPDLLRIHSIETLGTHDGPGIRMVVFAQGCQFRCLYCQNPDTLDIHGGNFVPIEELVEKALHQKSYFGKKGGVTVSGGEPLLQREKLIHFFDLLHENGINTCLDSNGRVLDSKTEQLLDRTDLLLLDVKHINKEWHKKLTGLKNKTTLRVAEYRESTGKPMWLRYVLVPGWSDQEEYLHEWGQHFTSYKTVEKVEIIPFHQLGKHKWEMLGLEYQLADTVPHTKEEVNKAAEIFRLYFDNVKIK